One region of Cryptosporidium parvum Iowa II chromosome 4, whole genome shotgun sequence genomic DNA includes:
- a CDS encoding hypothetical protein (transcripts identified by EST): protein MQNLEQEIVDRSSTNNTNNREEIEINAENIISVIPRSIVDGSKLILRLKKDEKLSYESPTRILFSNKQLKLERSIWWLTDVILTEPSLIVLDSCSSGMKFFPVPMKKFGTLYSREGVGHVVTGDIIRSRICSRSIPYRNCNKFEHAPRNIGNLRDVNSSDNEDEDIDIVYLRGDESIIRYTLQPNEQIELGAGTVIAWTSGVSFNFKSFCFMKFVTSIVGDSSSISTVWIANSGSKMLYQHG, encoded by the coding sequence ATGCAAAACTTAGAACAGGAAATTGTAGACAGGTCAAGtactaataatacaaataatagggaagaaattgaaataaatgcagaaaatataataagcGTGATTCCAAGGTCAATTGTTGATGGTAGTAAACTTATCTTACGTTTAAAAAAGGACGAAAAGTTAAGCTATGAATCTCCAACAcgtattttattttcaaataaacaaTTGAAATTAGAGCGTTCAATTTGGTGGCTTACAGATGTAATTTTGACTGAACCATCTTTAATAGTTTTGGATTCTTGTTCTTCTGgaatgaaattttttcCAGTACCaatgaaaaaatttggTACGTTATATTCAAGAGAGGGAGTTGGGCATGTAGTTACAGGCGATATTATTAGAAGCAGAATATGCAGTAGAAGTATTCCATATAGaaattgtaataaatttgagCATGCACCAAGAAATATTGGCAATTTAAGGGATGTGAACTCTTCAGATAATGAGGATGAAGATATTGATATTGTCTACCTCCGAGGTGATGAAAGTATCATCCGGTATACTTTACAACCAAATGAACAAATTGAGCTTGGCGCAGGTACCGTAATTGCATGGACATCTGGAGTATCGTTCaattttaaatctttttgCTTTATGAAATTTGTTACTTCTATTGTTGGTGATTCTTCATCTATCTCTACTGTCTGGATTGCTAATAGCGGATCTAAGATGCTTTATCAGCACGGCTGA